In one window of Cytophagaceae bacterium ABcell3 DNA:
- a CDS encoding beta-phosphoglucomutase family hydrolase, with product MKEVLERTISAKEINAVIFDMDGVVTDTATLHMAAWKKLFNNFLDNHYPDKKRFTPTDYYNLVNGISRLDGIRNFIASRNINLPDGSPSEERNSRPTVHSLAYKKNKYFKEILNQKQAEVFQDTIALIKQLKSKNIKTGLISASKNAEEIVEKAGIKELFDIIADGKLAAKEHIKGKPAPDIFLYAAKSLKVKSSQAAIAEDASSGIKAAKAGAFKLVIGVDREGKDEMLYNAGADIVINNFNEIKISD from the coding sequence ATGAAGGAAGTATTAGAACGAACCATATCAGCAAAAGAAATCAATGCAGTAATATTTGACATGGACGGGGTAGTTACCGATACAGCTACCCTGCACATGGCTGCTTGGAAAAAATTGTTTAATAATTTTTTAGATAACCATTACCCTGACAAAAAAAGATTCACTCCGACTGATTATTACAACCTTGTCAATGGCATTAGCAGATTGGACGGAATCAGAAATTTCATTGCCTCCAGGAACATCAACCTTCCTGATGGCTCACCCTCTGAAGAGAGGAATTCGAGACCGACCGTGCATAGCTTAGCCTATAAAAAAAATAAATATTTTAAAGAAATACTTAACCAAAAACAGGCCGAGGTATTTCAGGACACCATAGCCCTTATAAAACAGTTAAAATCCAAAAACATCAAAACAGGGCTCATTTCGGCAAGCAAAAATGCAGAAGAAATAGTAGAGAAAGCAGGGATCAAAGAGCTATTTGACATAATTGCAGACGGAAAACTTGCTGCCAAAGAGCATATCAAAGGGAAACCTGCGCCAGACATCTTTTTATATGCAGCAAAGTCGCTAAAGGTAAAATCTTCCCAAGCCGCCATAGCAGAAGATGCCAGTTCAGGCATCAAAGCAGCAAAAGCTGGAGCGTTCAAACTCGTCATAGGAGTAGACAGAGAAGGAAAAGATGAAATGCTCTACAATGCAGGTGCCGACATTGTCATAAACAACTTTAATGAAATAAAAATATCAGATTGA
- a CDS encoding class I fructose-bisphosphate aldolase, protein MTTITSISEKVEDILRDEAPYLLEHICTTVPKEKLHVPGPDFIDRVFLNSSRPAQVLNNMALLYNSGRLGMTGYLSILPVDQGIEHSAGSAFAPNPIYFDPENIVKLAIEGGCNAVASTFGGLSLLSRKYAHKIPFIVKINHNELLTYPNKYNQIMFGSVKEAWNLGAVAVGATIYFGSEESNRQLQEVAEAFEYAHELGMATILWCYTRNKAFSNGQDYHTAADLTGQANHIGATIQADFIKQKMAKTNGGFKAIKFGKQVPDMYDKLSSEHPIDLCRYQLANCYMGRIGMINSGGASSGESDLKDAVKTAVINKRAGGTGLILGRKAFQRPLKEGINLLNSIQGVYLDHNITIA, encoded by the coding sequence ATGACAACAATAACCAGCATTTCAGAAAAAGTGGAAGACATCTTGAGAGATGAGGCACCCTACCTGTTGGAGCATATTTGCACCACAGTACCTAAAGAAAAGCTTCATGTACCTGGGCCGGACTTTATAGACAGGGTATTTCTAAATAGCAGTCGCCCTGCGCAAGTATTAAATAACATGGCCCTATTGTACAATTCAGGACGGCTGGGCATGACCGGCTATTTATCTATTCTGCCAGTAGATCAGGGAATAGAGCATTCCGCAGGAAGTGCTTTTGCACCTAACCCTATTTATTTTGACCCTGAAAACATTGTAAAATTAGCCATTGAGGGAGGTTGCAATGCTGTAGCCTCTACTTTCGGGGGGCTTTCTTTGCTGTCAAGGAAATATGCCCATAAAATACCTTTTATAGTAAAAATAAACCACAATGAACTTTTAACATATCCCAACAAGTATAACCAAATTATGTTTGGGAGCGTCAAGGAAGCGTGGAATTTAGGGGCTGTAGCCGTAGGCGCAACAATATACTTTGGAAGCGAAGAGTCAAACAGGCAATTGCAGGAAGTGGCTGAAGCTTTTGAATATGCGCATGAACTAGGTATGGCCACCATATTGTGGTGTTATACTAGAAATAAAGCATTCTCTAACGGGCAGGATTACCATACTGCGGCAGACCTCACGGGACAAGCCAACCATATTGGTGCTACCATACAAGCCGATTTTATCAAGCAAAAAATGGCCAAAACAAACGGAGGTTTTAAGGCCATCAAATTTGGAAAGCAAGTTCCTGATATGTATGACAAGTTAAGTTCTGAACATCCCATAGATTTATGCCGCTATCAATTGGCGAATTGTTATATGGGCAGAATCGGGATGATCAACTCAGGTGGAGCTTCTTCTGGTGAAAGCGATCTAAAAGATGCAGTAAAAACAGCCGTAATTAACAAAAGAGCAGGAGGAACAGGTCTTATCCTAGGGAGAAAAGCCTTCCAAAGACCTTTAAAAGAAGGCATAAACCTTTTGAATTCCATCCAAGGTGTTTATCTTGACCATAACATAACCATAGCCTGA
- a CDS encoding erythromycin esterase family protein, whose product MAYQDPWTYTNEPVVKSYRPLSNVTDLDALMDRIGDAKYVLLGEASHGTHEYYTWRMAMTKRLIEEKGFSFVAVEGDWPDCYEINRYIKDYPDTPEKISQVLLNFRRWPSWMWANWETAALAEWMKNFNKEQKQKVGFYGLDVYSLWESMNSIVNYLNQTDPQTAKLAKRAFACFEPYGEEGQQYAKATKASPDNCEKAVQELLTTIRQKATSYNQDPEAPLNTEQNAMVTANAEKYYRLMMSWGPEAWNMRDIHMTDTLDQLMKFHGPDAKAIVWEHNTHIGDARATNMSRDGMVNVGQLVRERHSADGVVLVGFGAYKGEVVAGRSWGAPMEVMPIPEAKTGSVEEILHRENPGNKLLIFEDREIKNHFNKKLGHRAIGVVYHPERDAGNYVSTILPSRYDAFLYFENTRALHPLHIKPDGNLIPETYPFAF is encoded by the coding sequence ATGGCATATCAAGATCCTTGGACATATACCAATGAACCAGTAGTTAAATCTTACCGGCCACTAAGCAATGTGACAGACCTAGATGCATTAATGGACAGAATAGGCGATGCCAAATATGTCCTTCTGGGCGAGGCTTCTCATGGCACCCATGAGTATTATACTTGGCGAATGGCCATGACCAAAAGGCTAATTGAGGAAAAAGGTTTTTCTTTTGTAGCAGTAGAAGGAGACTGGCCAGATTGTTACGAAATCAACAGGTATATTAAAGATTACCCAGACACACCAGAAAAAATCAGCCAGGTACTGTTAAACTTCCGCAGGTGGCCATCATGGATGTGGGCCAATTGGGAAACTGCTGCACTTGCAGAATGGATGAAAAACTTCAACAAAGAACAAAAGCAAAAAGTAGGGTTCTACGGATTGGATGTTTACAGCCTCTGGGAAAGCATGAACAGCATTGTAAACTATTTAAACCAAACTGATCCACAAACAGCCAAACTTGCCAAAAGGGCGTTTGCTTGTTTCGAGCCTTATGGAGAAGAAGGACAGCAATATGCCAAAGCCACAAAAGCATCACCTGATAACTGCGAAAAAGCCGTACAGGAGCTATTGACAACCATAAGACAAAAAGCTACTTCTTACAATCAAGACCCTGAAGCTCCGCTAAATACCGAGCAGAATGCCATGGTAACGGCCAATGCCGAAAAGTATTACCGCCTAATGATGTCATGGGGGCCAGAGGCATGGAACATGCGCGATATCCACATGACTGACACATTGGACCAGCTTATGAAGTTCCATGGCCCTGATGCCAAAGCCATCGTTTGGGAACATAATACTCATATTGGCGACGCACGGGCTACAAACATGAGCCGTGATGGCATGGTCAATGTAGGGCAACTTGTCAGAGAAAGACATTCCGCAGACGGCGTTGTGCTGGTGGGCTTTGGAGCATACAAAGGAGAAGTGGTTGCAGGTCGAAGCTGGGGCGCCCCTATGGAGGTAATGCCAATACCTGAAGCCAAAACAGGGAGCGTAGAGGAAATCCTGCACAGAGAAAATCCGGGAAACAAGCTCCTAATATTTGAAGACCGAGAAATTAAAAACCACTTTAACAAAAAACTTGGGCATAGGGCTATAGGTGTAGTATATCATCCAGAAAGAGACGCTGGAAATTATGTATCTACCATACTGCCATCCAGGTATGATGCATTCCTGTATTTTGAAAACACACGGGCTTTGCATCCACTGCATATCAAACCTGATGGCAACCTTATTCCGGAAACTTATCCATTCGCTTTCTAA
- a CDS encoding Hsp20/alpha crystallin family protein, whose protein sequence is MLVKYKPTVLSGMLDDFFNDRFKAAGQDMVLSSPAINVKENGDSFKVEMAAPGLNKEDFRLDVKDNILSVFVQKEEKHEEEDERFTRREFSYSSFERSFNLPENTNVEKIDATYKDGLLCINIPKTQKEEKKEAKKIQVS, encoded by the coding sequence ATGCTAGTTAAATATAAGCCTACAGTGTTGTCTGGAATGCTTGACGATTTCTTCAATGACAGGTTTAAAGCAGCAGGCCAGGATATGGTACTTTCTTCACCAGCTATCAATGTTAAGGAAAACGGAGATAGCTTTAAGGTTGAAATGGCAGCACCTGGTTTAAACAAAGAAGATTTTAGGCTTGATGTAAAGGATAATATCTTGTCTGTGTTTGTACAGAAGGAAGAAAAGCATGAAGAAGAAGACGAAAGGTTTACCAGAAGGGAATTTAGCTACTCTTCTTTTGAGCGTTCTTTTAACTTGCCTGAAAATACCAATGTAGAGAAGATTGATGCAACGTACAAAGATGGTTTGCTTTGTATAAACATACCTAAGACTCAAAAAGAAGAAAAGAAAGAAGCAAAGAAAATTCAGGTAAGTTAA
- a CDS encoding helix-turn-helix transcriptional regulator: MTKYKFSIKNMVCPRCIKVVRDELTAAGYTCEEVTLGEAVLCDQKQPDINHIRTVLENVGFELLEDRKERLVEQVKTLVIEAVQKFNVPAHQNFSDYLAEKTGKDYQYISSIFSATENITVEKYIILQKIEKVKELLVYNELTLSEMAWKLGYSSVAHLSNQFRQVTGVSPSKYKTEKMNLRKPLDTVGIPKDEQ; this comes from the coding sequence ATGACTAAATATAAGTTTTCAATAAAAAACATGGTTTGTCCGCGCTGTATTAAGGTAGTGCGTGATGAATTGACCGCAGCAGGTTATACATGTGAGGAGGTTACTTTAGGAGAAGCTGTGTTGTGTGACCAAAAGCAACCAGACATCAATCACATTAGAACTGTGTTGGAAAATGTAGGTTTTGAATTACTTGAGGATAGAAAAGAAAGATTGGTTGAACAGGTGAAAACTTTAGTTATAGAAGCAGTCCAAAAGTTTAATGTGCCCGCCCATCAGAATTTCTCAGATTATTTAGCTGAAAAAACAGGTAAAGATTACCAGTACATAAGCAGTATTTTTTCTGCAACTGAAAATATTACTGTTGAAAAATACATTATTCTTCAAAAAATAGAAAAGGTGAAAGAGTTGCTTGTTTATAATGAATTGACTTTAAGTGAAATGGCTTGGAAGTTAGGGTACAGCAGCGTAGCACATTTGAGCAATCAATTTAGGCAAGTGACAGGCGTTTCTCCCTCAAAGTACAAAACAGAGAAAATGAACCTACGGAAACCTTTAGATACGGTGGGAATACCTAAAGATGAGCAATAG
- a CDS encoding heavy metal translocating P-type ATPase, which yields MEVVDKNISERFPVKGMSCASCAGSVESILGAQKGVVSAKVNFASHTVGVEYNPEEVSPGELRQALQKVGFDMETEAEAELIEEEKLLALQKLKRKTLFAFIFSFPVFVIGMFFHHSVPYAEWIMFVLSTPVLFVSGKAFYVNAAKQAKYLRANMDTLVALSTGIAFIYSAFNTIFPDFMLSRGLEPHVYFEAAAVIIAFILLGRYLEEQARAGTSEAIKKLMGLQPKTVRVIRNGEELTVSIKDVMPGDLIAVKPGDRIPIDGVISEGYSAVNESMITGEPLPVEKVKGDHVFAGTLNQKGSFVFRAEKAAQETFLAQIIEMVKKAQGSKAPVQKLVDKVAGVFVPIVLAIAVLTFLVWLGADVENNITYAILSLITVLIIACPCALGLATPTAIMAGIGKGAENGILIRDAETLQLAKKATAVVLDKTGTITKGEPEISGSIWKSGIEDTTELEGVLLSAELSSGHPLAEALAKGLSHAKPVAISDFENLPGAGIGFYYGGKKFFAGNEKLMRSHHIQVDRELEIFAAEKESAGNSLVYFSNDVEVMAVFSLADTLKEGVREEVARLKLRGMKVYMLTGDNKGTADKIAAEAGIDSNNVIAEVLPGGKEQFVQQLKSQGETVVMVGDGINDSQALARADVSIAMGKGSDIAMDVAAITLMSSDISLLSKSLKLSSHTMATIKQNLFWAFIYNVIAIPIAAGLFYPFTGYLLNPMVAGAAMAFSSVSVVSNSLRLKYRKI from the coding sequence ATGGAAGTTGTAGATAAAAACATAAGTGAGCGTTTTCCTGTAAAGGGTATGTCTTGTGCCTCATGCGCTGGTAGTGTAGAGTCGATTTTAGGAGCTCAGAAAGGTGTAGTAAGTGCAAAAGTAAACTTTGCGTCTCATACTGTAGGGGTAGAATATAACCCTGAAGAAGTGTCACCGGGAGAATTGCGCCAGGCTCTACAAAAAGTGGGGTTTGATATGGAAACGGAGGCAGAAGCAGAGCTTATAGAAGAAGAGAAGTTGCTGGCTTTGCAAAAGTTAAAGCGAAAGACTCTTTTTGCTTTTATATTTTCTTTCCCAGTATTTGTAATTGGTATGTTCTTCCATCATTCTGTTCCTTATGCAGAATGGATTATGTTTGTTCTGAGCACTCCCGTACTATTTGTTTCAGGTAAAGCATTTTATGTAAATGCAGCTAAGCAAGCAAAATATTTGCGTGCCAATATGGATACTTTAGTGGCGTTGAGCACTGGTATAGCTTTTATCTATAGTGCGTTCAATACTATTTTTCCTGACTTTATGCTTTCGCGTGGGTTAGAGCCTCACGTGTATTTTGAAGCAGCGGCGGTGATAATTGCTTTTATTCTGTTGGGGCGCTACTTGGAAGAGCAGGCAAGGGCCGGTACTTCTGAAGCTATTAAAAAGCTGATGGGTTTACAGCCAAAAACTGTTCGGGTAATAAGAAACGGTGAAGAATTGACAGTTTCTATAAAAGATGTTATGCCCGGAGATTTGATTGCTGTAAAGCCAGGTGATAGAATACCTATTGACGGAGTAATAAGTGAAGGTTATTCTGCTGTCAATGAAAGTATGATTACTGGCGAACCTTTACCTGTGGAAAAAGTCAAGGGTGATCATGTTTTTGCTGGGACTTTAAATCAAAAAGGAAGTTTTGTGTTCAGGGCAGAAAAAGCTGCGCAAGAAACTTTTCTTGCTCAAATTATTGAGATGGTAAAAAAAGCGCAGGGGAGCAAGGCGCCTGTACAGAAACTGGTTGATAAAGTAGCGGGAGTATTTGTGCCTATCGTGTTAGCCATCGCTGTCCTGACTTTTCTTGTATGGCTAGGTGCTGATGTTGAGAACAATATTACTTATGCCATACTTTCTTTGATAACCGTACTTATTATTGCTTGCCCTTGTGCGCTCGGACTTGCTACTCCTACAGCCATTATGGCGGGTATTGGGAAAGGTGCCGAAAATGGTATTTTAATACGTGATGCAGAAACTTTGCAGTTAGCTAAAAAAGCAACGGCTGTTGTTTTGGATAAAACAGGTACCATTACGAAAGGGGAGCCTGAAATAAGTGGTTCTATATGGAAAAGCGGGATCGAAGACACTACAGAACTAGAAGGTGTACTGCTAAGTGCTGAATTGTCTTCAGGACATCCGCTCGCAGAGGCATTGGCAAAAGGTCTCTCTCATGCAAAACCTGTAGCTATTTCTGATTTTGAGAATTTACCTGGTGCTGGTATAGGCTTTTATTATGGAGGTAAAAAGTTTTTTGCCGGAAATGAAAAGTTAATGCGATCTCACCACATTCAAGTGGACCGGGAACTAGAGATTTTTGCTGCAGAAAAGGAAAGTGCCGGGAATTCTTTGGTTTACTTTAGCAATGATGTGGAGGTAATGGCTGTTTTTTCGCTTGCTGATACATTAAAAGAAGGGGTAAGGGAAGAAGTTGCCCGACTAAAGCTCCGAGGAATGAAGGTGTATATGCTCACAGGTGACAATAAAGGTACGGCTGATAAAATAGCGGCAGAGGCGGGTATAGATAGCAATAATGTAATTGCTGAAGTGTTGCCAGGGGGAAAAGAACAATTTGTTCAGCAGTTGAAAAGTCAAGGGGAGACAGTGGTTATGGTTGGCGATGGCATTAATGACAGCCAAGCATTGGCAAGGGCGGATGTGAGCATTGCTATGGGCAAAGGTTCTGATATTGCGATGGATGTGGCTGCGATAACTTTGATGTCTTCTGATATATCTTTGTTGAGTAAGAGCTTGAAGCTCTCTTCTCATACCATGGCAACCATTAAACAGAACTTGTTTTGGGCTTTTATATATAATGTTATCGCCATACCAATTGCTGCGGGGCTTTTTTATCCTTTTACAGGCTATTTATTGAACCCAATGGTCGCGGGTGCTGCTATGGCTTTTAGTTCCGTTTCCGTAGTCTCTAATAGTTTGAGGTTGAAATATAGGAAAATATGA
- a CDS encoding phosphoribosyltransferase family protein, protein MSIYTGQKRFRDRKDAGQQLGTFLKEYEGNNALVLGIPRGGLEIAYYVAQRLKAEASLVISKKLPYPGQPELAFGSITEGGYSWISEAGKKQLNKEIIDRATEEQQKEIDRRIKEYRNGQPLPDMKGRTVIIVDDGIATGATLIPVIQLCRDQSPEKIIVAVPVAGKGDLGVIPKLADEVKVLEQPELFYAVGQAYENFRNMSEEEVFDILQKLNA, encoded by the coding sequence ATGTCCATTTATACAGGTCAAAAAAGGTTTAGAGATAGAAAGGATGCCGGACAACAACTAGGCACATTCTTGAAAGAATATGAGGGAAACAATGCTTTAGTACTAGGCATTCCACGTGGTGGGTTAGAGATAGCATATTATGTAGCACAGAGATTAAAAGCAGAGGCTTCACTGGTCATATCCAAGAAGCTACCTTATCCAGGCCAGCCAGAGTTAGCTTTTGGTTCAATTACAGAAGGCGGGTATTCTTGGATATCTGAAGCAGGCAAAAAGCAGCTGAACAAAGAAATAATTGACAGAGCTACTGAAGAACAGCAAAAAGAGATCGACCGGAGAATTAAAGAGTACAGAAATGGCCAGCCTCTACCAGACATGAAAGGTAGAACGGTAATTATTGTAGACGATGGTATTGCCACCGGAGCGACTTTAATACCAGTCATCCAGTTGTGCAGAGATCAGTCTCCTGAAAAAATCATTGTAGCCGTACCGGTAGCCGGGAAAGGCGACCTTGGGGTAATTCCCAAACTTGCAGATGAAGTAAAGGTACTGGAGCAACCGGAGCTTTTTTATGCAGTGGGCCAGGCCTATGAAAACTTTAGGAATATGAGCGAAGAAGAGGTTTTTGACATACTTCAAAAGCTCAATGCCTAA
- a CDS encoding type IX secretion system membrane protein PorP/SprF has product MALTVFSSFSQDVQFSQFYAVPTHLNPAFAGSAHMSRGIFHQRVQWPALDARYITSLASTDFWFQEYRSGVGIYAMQDFQGQNNISSTDIHVQYAYEIPVNDLLTIRTGLQGGYVSRTLNYSRMTFPDQFTNDGLSPGSVSQDMLPNGRNQFVDIGSGVMLYNDNFWFGYSALHMNRPNQSFLDGVSRLPVKHAFVAGYKFLLNHSKYNSSVYKTRPFSITPTVHYKFQGKSDQVDLGVYALYDQVIAGVWYRGIPVKQYLPDLHNNESMVVLFGYKFDNISISYSYDFVVSRLSRARAAGAHELNITYLHKRKNRKKPMKRLPCPSF; this is encoded by the coding sequence TTGGCACTAACAGTCTTTAGCTCTTTTAGTCAAGATGTACAATTCAGCCAGTTCTATGCAGTACCGACACATTTGAACCCTGCTTTTGCCGGTAGTGCCCATATGAGCAGGGGCATATTTCACCAAAGAGTGCAATGGCCCGCATTGGACGCAAGATATATTACGTCTTTGGCTTCTACAGACTTCTGGTTCCAAGAGTACCGAAGTGGCGTTGGCATTTATGCCATGCAAGACTTTCAAGGGCAGAACAACATAAGCTCTACAGACATACATGTACAGTATGCCTATGAAATTCCTGTGAATGATCTACTAACCATACGTACAGGCTTGCAGGGAGGATATGTCTCCAGAACTTTGAATTATTCCCGCATGACCTTTCCTGACCAGTTTACAAACGATGGACTGTCCCCAGGTTCAGTAAGCCAGGACATGCTACCTAACGGGCGAAACCAATTTGTCGATATAGGGTCAGGGGTGATGTTATATAATGACAATTTCTGGTTTGGGTATTCAGCATTACACATGAACCGTCCTAACCAGTCTTTTCTTGACGGGGTTAGTCGATTGCCTGTAAAACATGCATTTGTGGCAGGTTATAAGTTCCTACTTAATCACTCAAAATATAATAGTTCTGTATATAAAACCCGTCCATTCTCCATCACCCCAACAGTACATTATAAATTTCAAGGCAAATCTGACCAAGTAGACCTTGGGGTTTATGCACTATATGATCAAGTAATTGCAGGAGTTTGGTACAGAGGGATACCTGTTAAACAGTACCTGCCAGACCTTCACAATAATGAATCAATGGTAGTATTGTTTGGATATAAATTTGACAACATCAGCATCTCCTATAGCTATGATTTTGTAGTTTCCAGACTATCTAGGGCAAGAGCAGCAGGAGCTCATGAGCTTAACATCACATATCTTCATAAAAGAAAAAATAGGAAAAAGCCAATGAAAAGATTACCCTGCCCATCTTTTTAA